In the genome of Bacillus sp. S3, one region contains:
- a CDS encoding AMP-binding protein → MTSLLNVTIGKLLEKKAEIQPNNEAVIYSDRNLRWTYREFDDICRKAAKGFMKLGIDKGEHLAAWSTNTPEWLVTQFATAKMGAVLVTVNTNYRTSELEYLLKQSDATTILLIDHWKDSSYIEMVYEIVPELMTSEPGRLTSTRLPFLKNVIVLGNKRYPGTFTWDDIVMLGETVSDENLNERMNSLHPDEVINMQYTSGTTGFPKGVMLTHYNIVNNGFNIANCMKLTAEDRLCIPVPFFHCFGCVLGTMACVSVGATMVPVQEFNPKRVLQTVQDEKCTGLHGVPTMFIAELNDPDFEPYDLSTLRTGIMAGSNCPIEVMKAVIEKMGAAEITIAYGQTESSPVITQTRTDDPIELRVETVGKALPNVEVKIVEPGTNREVGRGVQGELCTRGYHVMKGYYKNTTATHEAIDKEGWLHTGDLAIMDENGYCKITGRLKDMIIRGGENIYPREIEEFLYSHPKVLDIQVIGIPDQVYGEEVMAWIILKEGETANAEEIREFCNGKISKHKIPRYIEFTNAYPMTASGKIQKFRLRETAIEIVKN, encoded by the coding sequence ATGACATCATTATTAAATGTGACAATTGGAAAGCTATTGGAGAAAAAAGCGGAAATACAACCTAACAATGAAGCAGTGATTTATTCAGATCGGAACTTAAGATGGACCTATCGCGAATTTGATGATATTTGCCGAAAAGCAGCAAAGGGTTTTATGAAGCTTGGAATTGATAAAGGAGAGCATCTTGCCGCATGGTCGACTAACACTCCTGAATGGCTTGTTACTCAATTTGCTACAGCTAAAATGGGCGCAGTTCTCGTAACGGTTAACACAAACTATCGTACTTCAGAACTTGAATATCTTTTAAAACAATCTGATGCTACAACAATCCTTTTAATAGATCATTGGAAGGATTCCTCCTATATAGAGATGGTTTATGAAATTGTCCCAGAATTAATGACATCGGAACCAGGGAGGCTAACTAGCACCCGGCTGCCTTTTCTAAAAAATGTCATTGTCCTTGGTAATAAAAGATATCCTGGCACTTTTACCTGGGACGATATTGTCATGCTTGGCGAAACAGTATCAGATGAGAACTTAAATGAGAGGATGAATTCCCTTCATCCGGATGAGGTCATTAATATGCAGTATACTTCTGGGACAACGGGGTTCCCTAAAGGGGTCATGCTTACCCATTACAATATTGTGAATAATGGCTTTAATATCGCTAATTGTATGAAGTTGACAGCTGAAGATCGACTTTGTATTCCTGTGCCCTTTTTTCATTGCTTTGGCTGTGTTCTGGGAACGATGGCTTGTGTGTCCGTAGGCGCTACAATGGTGCCGGTTCAGGAATTCAATCCGAAAAGAGTCTTACAAACCGTGCAAGACGAAAAGTGTACAGGGCTTCATGGTGTCCCAACAATGTTTATTGCCGAATTAAATGATCCCGATTTTGAACCGTACGACCTTTCAACCTTACGAACAGGAATAATGGCAGGGTCAAATTGTCCGATTGAAGTAATGAAGGCAGTCATTGAAAAAATGGGAGCTGCGGAAATTACTATTGCTTATGGTCAAACAGAATCATCCCCAGTGATTACGCAAACAAGAACAGATGACCCAATCGAGCTGCGGGTTGAAACAGTAGGAAAGGCCTTACCTAACGTGGAAGTGAAAATTGTCGAGCCCGGCACAAATAGAGAAGTTGGCCGGGGTGTGCAGGGAGAGCTTTGTACACGAGGATATCATGTCATGAAAGGATATTATAAGAACACGACGGCTACACATGAGGCCATTGATAAAGAGGGGTGGCTCCATACAGGTGATTTAGCCATAATGGATGAAAATGGTTATTGTAAAATCACCGGCCGCTTAAAAGATATGATTATTCGAGGTGGGGAAAATATTTATCCACGGGAAATTGAAGAGTTTCTCTACTCCCATCCGAAAGTACTTGATATACAGGTAATTGGGATTCCGGATCAAGTATATGGTGAGGAAGTTATGGCTTGGATTATCTTAAAAGAGGGAGAAACGGCTAATGCCGAAGAGATAAGGGAGTTTTGCAATGGGAAGATTTCCAAACATAAGATCCCCCGTTATATTGAATTTACGAATGCCTATCCGATGACAGCTTCAGGAAAGATTCAAAAATTCCGTCTAAGAGAAACAGCAATAGAGATTGTAAAAAATTAA
- the sda gene encoding sporulation histidine kinase inhibitor Sda has product MSNEQLVVSYRDALKTGKEKEWIKILKDEIQRRGLRPFKKRT; this is encoded by the coding sequence ATGAGTAACGAGCAGTTGGTTGTTTCGTATCGGGATGCATTAAAAACTGGAAAGGAAAAGGAATGGATTAAGATTTTAAAAGATGAAATCCAACGTCGTGGACTAAGGCCATTTAAGAAACGTACCTAG
- the odhB gene encoding 2-oxoglutarate dehydrogenase complex dihydrolipoyllysine-residue succinyltransferase encodes MAEIKVPELAESISEGTIAKWLKNIGDHVEKGEYLVELETDKVNIEIISDFSGIIAEQKASEGDIVTVGETIAIIDESGEGPVPAPESEQAEPITDTTKLERKVAQQEKGTNQSADSSNQRPIASPAARRLAREKGVNLNEIPTIDPLGRIRKQDVTSYQQESNNNLKSAPKKEFEPTKREESKPIIYERMSRRRQTIAKRLVEVQQTAAMLTTFNEIDLTAVMDLRKRRKDKFFEEHDVRLGFMSFFTKASVAALKKFPYLNAEIQGDQLLIKKFYDIGIAVAAEDGLVVPVVRDADRKSFAEIEQDIMELADKAKTNKLALKDLHGGTFTITNGGVFGSLLSTPILNGPQVGILGMHKIQLRPVAIDKDRMENRPMMYVALSYDHRIVDGKEAVSFLSKIKELLEDPENLLLEG; translated from the coding sequence ATGGCTGAGATTAAGGTACCAGAATTAGCGGAGTCCATTTCAGAGGGGACAATTGCGAAATGGCTTAAAAATATCGGAGATCATGTGGAGAAGGGCGAATACCTGGTCGAATTAGAAACAGACAAGGTGAATATCGAAATTATATCGGATTTTTCCGGGATAATCGCCGAACAGAAAGCTTCGGAAGGAGATATTGTAACGGTTGGTGAAACGATTGCCATTATCGATGAAAGTGGCGAAGGACCGGTACCTGCACCCGAAAGTGAACAAGCAGAACCAATAACAGATACAACAAAACTAGAACGAAAAGTAGCTCAGCAAGAAAAAGGAACCAATCAAAGTGCAGATAGCAGTAATCAAAGACCAATTGCATCACCGGCGGCCAGAAGACTTGCACGGGAGAAAGGGGTAAACCTAAATGAAATCCCTACAATTGACCCGCTCGGAAGAATTCGTAAGCAGGATGTAACTTCCTATCAGCAAGAAAGTAATAATAATTTGAAGTCAGCGCCTAAAAAGGAATTTGAACCTACTAAGCGCGAAGAGTCAAAACCAATTATCTATGAACGGATGTCAAGGCGGAGGCAAACGATTGCTAAACGACTTGTTGAAGTCCAGCAAACAGCTGCAATGCTGACAACCTTTAATGAAATTGATTTAACCGCTGTGATGGATCTTAGAAAACGGCGGAAGGACAAATTCTTCGAAGAGCACGATGTTCGTCTTGGGTTTATGTCCTTTTTTACAAAAGCATCAGTGGCGGCATTGAAAAAGTTTCCTTATTTAAATGCCGAAATCCAGGGTGATCAACTGCTAATAAAAAAATTCTATGATATCGGAATAGCCGTTGCCGCCGAAGATGGACTAGTGGTACCCGTTGTCAGGGACGCAGACCGAAAATCCTTCGCAGAAATTGAGCAGGACATTATGGAGTTAGCGGACAAAGCAAAAACAAATAAATTGGCCTTAAAGGATTTACATGGAGGAACCTTCACCATCACAAATGGTGGTGTCTTCGGATCCTTGCTTTCAACCCCAATCCTAAATGGTCCGCAGGTTGGTATTCTAGGAATGCACAAAATCCAACTTAGACCGGTCGCCATCGACAAAGATAGAATGGAGAACCGGCCAATGATGTATGTTGCCCTTTCCTATGATCATCGGATTGTGGACGGAAAGGAGGCGGTAAGCTTTCTTAGTAAAATTAAAGAATTACTTGAAGACCCGGAAAATTTACTATTGGAAGGTTAA
- a CDS encoding 2-oxoglutarate dehydrogenase E1 component, with protein MDKENIEKIAFLNNLSGPNFGYLIDQFERYKQDPLSVEEEWRELFGKINEADFPVFLPNVPTGLESNPSEQRKIIAAVKLAENIRTYGHLAANIYPLGTHKPDQTHFELGNYGLTEEDLLSLPAEILSSNKSLVLENAYEAYLFIKEAYTKTIAYEFDHVHAVEERNWLIEKIESARNMSYVKNQRVKALKRLYEVEEFEKFLHKTFVGQKRFSIEGLDVMVPIIDEIISDAIHNGASYLNIGMAHRGRLNVLAHVLGKPYEMIFAEFQHAPNKELVPSEGSIGINFGWTGDVKYHLGLNRQLSSENSVKAKVSLANNPSHLEYVGAVVEGFTRAGQDDRAKVGYPIENNKTALAILIHGDAAFPGEGIVAETLNLSRLKGYRTGGTIHIIANNMIGFTTESEDSRSTRYASDLAKGFEIPIIHVNADDPDACLQAANLAAEYRAVFQKDFLIDLVGYRRFGHNEMDEPMTTSPQMYSIIQNHSTVKEIYAKTLKNEGIVSDSELTKMEKEVQEKLEAAFQKVSMIPKESEIKVPEPPVFKKEEASIITKVPLAVLQKINKELLAWPKDFNVFPKLEKILNRRAEALSDKGRVDWALAETLAFATILADGTPIRLSGQDSERGTFAQRNLVLHDYKTGATFSPLHRISDAKASFAVYNSPLTEAAVVGFEYGYTVFSPETLVIWEAQYGDFANAAQVIFDQFIAAGTAKWGQKSGLVLLLPHGYEGQGPEHSSGRLERFLQSAAEKNWTIANLSSAAQYFHILRRQAAMLMKEEVRPLIIMAPKSLLRNPLVSSSGTDLCEGEFKPVLEQFISERDHEKVTRIVLCSGKMAIDLANEIKDDNQFEWLQVLRLEEIYPFPSSILKDMFIRYKNLKEIFWVQEEPKNMGAWNFVEPRINGIAPNGIRVEYVGRRRRSSPAEGEPNVHKLGQSKIINSALTWEEKGGKL; from the coding sequence ATGGACAAAGAAAATATAGAAAAAATAGCCTTTCTAAATAATTTATCTGGTCCAAATTTTGGCTATTTAATTGACCAATTTGAAAGGTATAAACAAGATCCGCTGTCAGTGGAAGAAGAATGGAGAGAACTTTTCGGGAAAATAAATGAGGCTGATTTTCCAGTATTCTTACCAAACGTTCCAACCGGATTGGAGTCTAATCCAAGTGAGCAGAGAAAAATAATTGCAGCAGTAAAACTTGCTGAAAATATCCGAACCTATGGGCATCTCGCAGCTAATATTTATCCACTGGGAACACATAAACCGGATCAAACACATTTTGAATTAGGCAATTATGGACTTACTGAGGAGGATTTATTATCTTTACCGGCGGAAATTCTTAGTTCTAATAAATCTTTAGTATTGGAAAATGCCTATGAAGCCTATCTATTTATAAAAGAAGCTTATACTAAAACGATTGCCTACGAGTTTGACCACGTTCATGCGGTGGAAGAGAGAAATTGGCTGATTGAAAAAATTGAATCTGCCAGAAATATGTCTTATGTAAAAAATCAGCGAGTGAAAGCGTTAAAACGCCTTTATGAAGTTGAAGAATTTGAAAAATTCCTCCACAAAACGTTTGTCGGGCAAAAACGATTTTCCATTGAAGGGCTTGACGTAATGGTGCCAATTATTGATGAAATTATTTCAGATGCTATTCACAATGGTGCTTCCTATCTAAATATAGGGATGGCCCATAGGGGAAGGTTAAATGTTCTCGCACATGTACTTGGAAAACCATACGAAATGATTTTTGCTGAATTTCAGCATGCACCTAATAAAGAACTTGTTCCTTCAGAGGGTTCGATTGGAATTAATTTTGGCTGGACCGGCGATGTTAAATATCATCTAGGATTAAATAGGCAGCTCTCAAGTGAAAATTCGGTTAAAGCAAAGGTGTCGCTTGCAAATAATCCGAGCCATTTGGAATATGTGGGAGCTGTTGTTGAAGGTTTTACAAGGGCCGGGCAAGATGATCGTGCAAAAGTAGGTTATCCCATTGAAAATAATAAGACAGCACTCGCTATATTAATTCATGGTGACGCAGCATTTCCAGGTGAAGGGATTGTGGCAGAAACCTTAAATTTAAGCCGCTTGAAAGGTTACCGTACCGGCGGCACCATTCATATTATTGCAAATAATATGATTGGGTTTACAACTGAATCTGAAGATTCGAGATCAACTCGTTATGCAAGTGACTTAGCAAAAGGTTTTGAAATTCCCATTATCCACGTAAACGCAGATGACCCAGATGCATGTTTGCAAGCAGCTAATTTAGCAGCAGAATATCGTGCAGTTTTTCAAAAGGATTTTCTTATTGATCTGGTGGGTTATCGGAGGTTTGGCCACAATGAGATGGATGAGCCGATGACAACGAGCCCGCAAATGTACTCCATCATTCAGAATCATTCAACGGTTAAGGAAATTTATGCGAAAACCCTTAAAAACGAGGGGATTGTCAGTGATAGTGAGTTAACCAAGATGGAAAAGGAAGTCCAGGAAAAATTAGAAGCTGCCTTTCAGAAAGTTTCGATGATCCCAAAGGAATCAGAAATAAAGGTACCGGAACCACCTGTTTTTAAAAAGGAAGAGGCATCGATTATTACGAAGGTTCCCTTAGCAGTTCTTCAAAAAATAAATAAAGAGTTACTAGCATGGCCAAAAGATTTTAATGTGTTTCCTAAATTGGAGAAAATCTTAAATAGACGAGCTGAAGCGCTGAGTGACAAAGGAAGAGTGGATTGGGCATTAGCGGAAACGCTTGCATTTGCTACTATTTTAGCAGATGGGACGCCGATTCGATTATCGGGACAGGACTCAGAACGCGGCACTTTTGCGCAACGGAATTTGGTGCTCCATGATTACAAAACAGGAGCAACATTTTCACCACTTCACAGAATCTCAGACGCAAAGGCTTCATTTGCCGTATATAACAGCCCATTAACAGAAGCGGCGGTAGTTGGTTTTGAATACGGATATACAGTGTTTTCACCTGAAACATTGGTCATTTGGGAGGCCCAATACGGAGACTTTGCAAATGCGGCGCAAGTTATTTTTGATCAGTTTATCGCAGCTGGCACGGCGAAATGGGGACAAAAATCAGGGCTGGTTTTATTACTTCCCCATGGTTATGAGGGCCAAGGACCGGAGCATTCAAGTGGAAGACTGGAAAGATTCTTACAATCAGCTGCAGAAAAAAACTGGACAATTGCCAACCTATCAAGTGCGGCGCAATATTTTCACATTTTAAGGCGTCAGGCTGCGATGTTGATGAAAGAGGAAGTAAGGCCGTTAATCATCATGGCACCGAAAAGCTTGTTAAGAAATCCTCTTGTATCTTCGTCAGGGACTGACCTGTGTGAAGGCGAATTTAAACCTGTATTAGAACAATTCATATCGGAAAGGGATCATGAAAAAGTTACCCGAATCGTCCTTTGTTCAGGGAAAATGGCCATTGATCTTGCTAATGAAATAAAAGATGACAATCAATTTGAATGGCTTCAAGTGTTAAGGTTAGAGGAAATTTATCCGTTTCCTTCAAGCATTCTAAAAGATATGTTTATACGATATAAAAATCTAAAGGAAATCTTCTGGGTGCAGGAAGAGCCGAAAAATATGGGTGCATGGAATTTTGTTGAGCCTCGAATCAATGGAATAGCTCCAAATGGAATCCGGGTTGAATATGTTGGCCGGCGCCGCCGTTCCAGCCCAGCAGAAGGCGAACCAAATGTTCATAAACTAGGTCAATCAAAAATTATTAATTCCGCACTGACATGGGAAGAAAAAGGAGGCAAACTGTAA
- the mnmH gene encoding tRNA 2-selenouridine(34) synthase MnmH: MKEITVEDLLKLKEPVIIDIRSPIEFKDGAIPGAINVPLFSNDERQEVGTIYKHEGQAAAKWKAMEFVSPKIPDLLKAIHSYQTGGELVIHCWRGGMRSKAVVTFLEFAGIYAWRLVGGYKAYRHHILEQIPSIIPNQAVVIHGMTGVGKTEVLKILAKEGYPVLDLEEMAGHRGSIFGTIGLGEGHNQKIFDSLLFKGLQEIAGSDYFLVEAESKRIGKAVQPEELMDVKFKGINIYIHSSPEQRVKQLVSEYVLPYEQEPWYFEKIALGIEKVLKRVKDAAIRNRLMESLHEKDYREMILILLEHYYDPRYDHARQEYEGEFFDIVAENPLDAATKIAAQLDELSFLPQLSAQK; encoded by the coding sequence ATGAAGGAAATAACTGTGGAAGACCTGCTAAAATTAAAGGAACCTGTAATCATTGACATCCGCTCACCAATTGAGTTTAAGGACGGGGCGATTCCCGGGGCCATCAATGTCCCTCTATTTTCAAATGATGAACGACAAGAAGTTGGAACTATTTATAAACATGAAGGCCAGGCAGCAGCAAAGTGGAAAGCAATGGAATTTGTTTCGCCAAAAATTCCCGACCTTCTAAAAGCCATTCATTCCTATCAAACGGGTGGTGAGTTAGTCATCCATTGTTGGCGTGGAGGAATGCGGAGTAAAGCCGTAGTTACCTTTTTGGAATTTGCCGGTATCTATGCATGGCGTTTAGTCGGCGGATATAAAGCATATCGGCATCATATTCTTGAACAAATTCCATCGATTATACCGAATCAAGCCGTTGTTATTCATGGAATGACAGGTGTTGGTAAAACAGAGGTATTAAAGATATTGGCTAAAGAGGGGTATCCAGTCCTTGACTTGGAGGAAATGGCAGGGCATCGAGGATCAATATTTGGAACAATTGGTCTTGGTGAGGGCCATAATCAAAAAATCTTTGATTCCCTTTTATTTAAGGGACTGCAAGAAATTGCAGGAAGCGATTATTTTCTTGTTGAGGCAGAAAGCAAACGAATTGGGAAAGCAGTCCAACCGGAAGAATTAATGGATGTTAAATTTAAAGGAATCAATATTTATATTCATTCATCGCCTGAACAAAGGGTTAAACAGCTTGTTTCTGAATATGTGCTTCCCTATGAACAGGAGCCTTGGTATTTTGAAAAGATCGCTTTAGGAATTGAAAAGGTGTTAAAACGAGTGAAAGATGCAGCAATAAGAAATAGGCTCATGGAATCACTTCATGAAAAAGATTATCGAGAAATGATTCTGATTTTACTTGAACACTATTATGACCCGCGTTATGACCATGCAAGGCAGGAGTATGAAGGAGAATTTTTTGACATTGTTGCTGAAAATCCTCTTGACGCTGCAACAAAGATTGCCGCCCAACTTGACGAGCTATCTTTTCTGCCACAATTATCAGCTCAAAAATAG
- the trpA gene encoding tryptophan synthase subunit alpha: protein MNRFEKAFRGIIEDSRKAFIPYIMAGDGGIESLADRLVLLESFGATAIEVGVPFSDPVADGPTIQRAGLRALKNGTTLRGIIGELEKAREIISIPIILMTYINPIYAYGIVEFVQDIRAAGIDGCIIPDLPIEEEEIISSQLEEAQVELIRLVTLTTPLERIRTIAGKGRGFLYTVTVKGITGERNEYDEAVYQFLKMVKEVSPIPVMAGFGISTREQIAELTKNCDGVIVGSRIVDLLEKGRYSEIKELMSDFKQVSLMQ from the coding sequence ATGAATCGTTTTGAGAAAGCATTTAGAGGAATTATAGAAGATAGCAGGAAAGCCTTCATTCCTTACATCATGGCGGGGGATGGAGGAATTGAGAGTTTGGCAGACCGGTTAGTGTTACTTGAAAGTTTTGGTGCAACAGCAATTGAGGTGGGTGTTCCATTTTCTGATCCCGTCGCAGATGGGCCAACCATTCAACGTGCAGGTTTAAGAGCACTTAAGAATGGTACGACATTAAGGGGGATAATTGGAGAACTGGAAAAAGCCAGAGAGATCATTTCTATTCCAATCATTCTCATGACTTATATAAATCCAATATATGCCTATGGAATAGTTGAATTTGTTCAAGATATTCGAGCTGCCGGAATTGATGGTTGTATCATTCCCGACCTCCCAATTGAGGAAGAGGAGATCATTTCAAGTCAGCTTGAGGAAGCACAAGTGGAACTGATTCGCCTTGTCACACTTACAACACCTCTTGAGCGAATACGAACAATAGCAGGTAAAGGAAGAGGATTTTTATATACAGTAACCGTTAAGGGGATCACAGGAGAGAGAAATGAATACGACGAAGCAGTATATCAATTTTTGAAAATGGTTAAAGAGGTTAGCCCGATTCCCGTAATGGCGGGGTTTGGCATATCGACTAGAGAGCAAATAGCAGAATTAACGAAAAATTGTGATGGTGTCATTGTTGGCAGTAGAATTGTGGATCTATTGGAAAAGGGCCGTTATAGTGAAATTAAAGAATTAATGTCTGATTTCAAACAAGTATCACTAATGCAATAG
- the trpB gene encoding tryptophan synthase subunit beta → MSTYTLPNEKGRFGIFGGRFVPETLMKAVNELNEAYEAAKKDPGFHTEISRLLKEYVGRRTPLYFAENLTNHAGGANIFLKREDLNHTGAHKINNAIGQALLAVRMGKRRIVAETGAGQHGVATATVCALLNLECTVFMGEEDIKRQALNVFRMELLGAKVVGVSSGSATLKDAVNEALRYWVTNVEDTHYLIGSVVGPHPFPAMVRDFQSVIGKETKEQFFQREGCLPEAVVACIGGGSNAMGMFYPFIEDKDVRLFGIEAAGTGVETEFHAASFTKGKPGVLHGALMYLLQTDDGQIQEAHSISAGLDYPGVGPEHSYLKDSGRAIYHSITDDEALEAFQLLSRLEGIIPALESAHAVAYAIKLAAEMKVTENIVVCLSGRGDKDVDAVRAYLEGRK, encoded by the coding sequence ATGAGCACGTATACATTACCGAATGAGAAAGGCCGTTTTGGCATTTTTGGAGGAAGGTTTGTACCGGAAACTTTAATGAAGGCGGTCAATGAGTTAAACGAAGCATACGAAGCAGCAAAAAAGGACCCTGGCTTTCATACTGAGATTTCAAGATTGTTAAAAGAGTATGTTGGCAGGAGGACCCCATTATATTTTGCAGAAAATCTGACGAACCATGCCGGCGGTGCCAACATTTTTCTCAAGAGAGAGGACTTGAATCATACGGGCGCCCATAAAATCAATAATGCCATTGGTCAGGCACTGCTTGCAGTTAGGATGGGAAAAAGGAGAATTGTGGCCGAGACTGGCGCAGGCCAGCATGGTGTAGCAACGGCTACTGTGTGCGCCCTGTTAAACCTAGAGTGCACTGTTTTTATGGGCGAGGAAGATATCAAACGGCAAGCCCTTAATGTCTTTCGAATGGAATTACTAGGTGCTAAGGTGGTAGGTGTTAGCTCTGGGAGTGCGACACTAAAAGATGCCGTAAATGAAGCCCTAAGATATTGGGTGACCAATGTGGAAGATACTCACTATCTAATAGGATCTGTTGTAGGTCCTCATCCTTTTCCTGCAATGGTACGGGACTTCCAAAGTGTTATCGGCAAAGAAACAAAGGAACAATTTTTTCAAAGGGAAGGGTGTCTTCCAGAAGCTGTTGTTGCTTGTATCGGTGGTGGAAGCAATGCAATGGGGATGTTTTATCCATTTATTGAGGATAAGGATGTTAGGTTGTTTGGAATTGAGGCGGCTGGTACGGGGGTTGAAACTGAATTTCATGCAGCCTCGTTTACAAAAGGAAAACCAGGTGTTTTACATGGAGCGTTAATGTATTTATTGCAAACAGACGATGGTCAAATTCAAGAAGCCCACTCTATTTCTGCCGGCTTGGATTATCCCGGCGTCGGTCCGGAACACAGCTATTTAAAAGACAGTGGAAGAGCTATCTATCATTCTATTACGGATGATGAAGCATTGGAAGCTTTCCAACTATTATCAAGGCTTGAAGGAATCATTCCGGCGCTTGAGAGCGCTCATGCGGTTGCCTATGCTATTAAACTTGCTGCAGAAATGAAAGTAACAGAAAACATTGTTGTTTGTCTATCCGGTCGTGGTGATAAAGATGTCGATGCGGTTAGAGCATATCTTGAAGGGAGGAAGTAA
- a CDS encoding phosphoribosylanthranilate isomerase translates to MKVKICGITDVNTALAAVQYGADAIGFVFAESKRKVTVEQAKEIISALPQDVFKVGVFVNESREEVERIAKVAGLTHIQLHGDESASFSESISLPVIKAKSFYNNENLAECSHYPAEYILLDSPKGKYRGGNGTVFDWNEVEPSLLKGRKVILAGGLHANNVEQAIQVIKPNMVDVSSGVETDGIKDLVKIREFIEKVKCLGGKENEHVYITE, encoded by the coding sequence ATGAAAGTGAAAATTTGTGGTATAACGGATGTGAATACAGCACTTGCGGCCGTCCAATATGGTGCTGATGCCATTGGGTTTGTATTTGCTGAGAGTAAACGCAAAGTTACCGTAGAACAAGCAAAAGAAATTATTTCAGCATTGCCACAAGATGTATTTAAGGTTGGGGTGTTCGTAAATGAATCAAGGGAGGAAGTCGAAAGGATCGCAAAGGTTGCCGGATTAACCCATATTCAATTACATGGAGACGAATCCGCTTCCTTTAGTGAATCGATTTCTCTGCCCGTTATAAAGGCAAAGAGCTTTTATAATAATGAAAATTTAGCCGAGTGTTCTCATTATCCAGCGGAATATATTTTACTCGATAGTCCAAAAGGAAAATACCGTGGTGGTAATGGCACCGTATTTGATTGGAATGAGGTTGAACCTTCACTTTTAAAAGGAAGAAAAGTGATTCTTGCCGGCGGCTTGCATGCAAACAATGTAGAACAGGCAATACAAGTCATTAAACCTAATATGGTTGATGTAAGTTCCGGAGTAGAAACCGATGGGATAAAAGATCTAGTAAAAATACGAGAATTTATTGAAAAAGTAAAATGCTTAGGAGGAAAAGAGAATGAGCACGTATACATTACCGAATGA